In Microbacterium enclense, one genomic interval encodes:
- a CDS encoding alpha-L-arabinofuranosidase C-terminal domain-containing protein: MTSPTRIVVEGEALGAPVPRRLFGTFVEHMGRCVYDGIHAPTHPTADAAGFRSDVLDLVRELGATVVRYPGGNFVSGYRWEDGVGPRGERPVRLDAAWHSTETNQVGLHEFAQWADAAGLEVMEAVNLGTRGVAEAADLLEYANHPSGTALSDRRRDNGRDEPFDIRLWCLGNEMDGPWQIGHKTADEYGRLAAETARMMRFIDPTIELVAAGSSNHEMPTFGAWERTVLSHTAGLIDHISVHAYYEEDPDDPASFLASGVALDRYIGEVADIIDEVGATSPDGRPVGISVDEWNVWNQTRWNEVDKPRVFTGDWPIAPRLIEDDYTVTDAVVVGSLLITLLRRSDRVSMANLAQLVNVIAPIRTEPDGGAAWRQSTFHPFALTAEAASGRIVLPRIDGTTIDTPRHGPVDAIDTVATLDGDAVSVFLAHRELDAPTEVELDLGAVHEVEAVVVTVPEGGDRHSTNSADAEPVAPRGLDVRVGDDGILRFTLPALAWARIRARRLA, translated from the coding sequence ATGACCTCCCCCACCCGGATCGTCGTCGAGGGTGAAGCCCTCGGCGCCCCCGTCCCCCGCCGCCTCTTCGGCACGTTCGTCGAGCACATGGGCCGCTGCGTGTACGACGGCATCCACGCGCCGACGCACCCGACGGCGGATGCCGCGGGGTTCCGCTCCGATGTCCTCGACCTCGTCCGCGAGCTGGGCGCCACCGTCGTGCGCTACCCCGGCGGGAACTTCGTCTCCGGCTACCGCTGGGAAGACGGGGTGGGCCCGCGGGGCGAGCGGCCGGTGCGCCTGGATGCCGCGTGGCACAGCACCGAGACGAACCAGGTCGGTCTGCACGAGTTCGCGCAGTGGGCGGATGCCGCGGGCCTGGAGGTCATGGAAGCGGTGAACCTCGGAACCCGGGGCGTCGCCGAGGCCGCCGACCTGCTCGAGTACGCCAACCACCCCTCGGGGACCGCGCTCAGCGACCGCCGTCGCGACAACGGCCGCGACGAGCCGTTCGACATCCGCCTCTGGTGCCTCGGCAACGAGATGGACGGTCCCTGGCAGATCGGGCACAAGACCGCCGACGAGTACGGGCGTCTCGCCGCCGAGACCGCCCGCATGATGCGGTTCATCGATCCGACGATCGAGCTCGTGGCCGCCGGCAGCTCCAACCATGAGATGCCCACCTTCGGCGCCTGGGAGCGCACGGTGCTCTCCCACACCGCCGGCCTGATCGATCACATCTCGGTCCACGCCTACTACGAGGAAGACCCCGATGACCCCGCGAGCTTCCTCGCCAGTGGCGTCGCCCTCGACCGCTACATCGGCGAGGTCGCCGACATCATCGATGAGGTCGGGGCCACGAGCCCCGACGGCCGCCCGGTCGGCATCAGCGTCGACGAGTGGAACGTGTGGAACCAGACGCGCTGGAACGAGGTCGACAAGCCCCGCGTCTTCACGGGCGACTGGCCGATCGCCCCGCGCCTCATCGAGGACGACTACACGGTCACGGATGCCGTGGTCGTCGGCTCGCTCCTGATCACCCTCCTTCGCCGTTCCGACCGCGTGTCGATGGCGAACCTCGCGCAGCTCGTGAACGTCATCGCCCCCATCCGCACCGAGCCCGACGGCGGCGCGGCCTGGAGACAGAGCACGTTCCACCCCTTCGCGCTCACCGCGGAGGCGGCATCCGGTCGCATCGTCCTCCCCCGCATCGACGGCACCACCATCGACACCCCTCGACACGGCCCGGTCGACGCGATCGACACCGTCGCCACCCTCGACGGCGATGCCGTGTCGGTGTTCCTCGCCCACCGCGAGCTGGACGCCCCCACCGAGGTCGAGCTCGACCTCGGTGCCGTCCACGAGGTCGAGGCCGTCGTCGTGACCGTCCCGGAGGGCGGCGACCGCCACAGCACCAACTCCGCCGACGCCGAGCCCGTCGCCCCCCGCGGGCTCGACGTGCGGGTGGGCGACGACGGCATCCTGCGCTTCACCCTGCCCGCACTCGCCTGGGCGCGCATCCGCGCGCGGCGGCTCGCCTGA
- a CDS encoding sugar ABC transporter substrate-binding protein: MTFIRKGTVVRRTVFALAATALAAGALTACSGGNANGGGAGGSADDIEKALEAGGEITYWSWTPSAQAQVDAFQKKYPNVKVNYVNAGTNKDEYAKLQNAIKAGSGAPDVVQIEYYAFPQFALSDSLLDLSSYGFADLKDDYSPGTWGSVDFDGKVYGLPQDSGPMALFYNKAVFDQYGITVPTTWDEYLAAAEKLHAADSTKYITADTGDAGFTTSMIWQAGGTPFTTSGTDVTIDLQDAGSKKFADNWNRLIEGGLISDTPSWSDEWFKGLGDGSIASLVIGAWMPGVLESSVPDGAGKWAVAPIPTYDGTAVTSENGGGGQAVTKQSKNPALAAGFLKWLNNDEESLKIFAESGGFPSTTAQLSDPAFVDKASDYFGGQKINEVLTQASSEVREGWSYLPFQVYANSIFNDTVGQAYSTKGDLNAGLSAWQDQLVQYGNDQGFSVNK; encoded by the coding sequence ATGACATTCATCCGCAAGGGCACCGTCGTTCGGCGGACCGTCTTCGCCCTGGCCGCGACCGCACTCGCGGCGGGCGCGCTCACCGCCTGCTCCGGAGGCAACGCCAATGGCGGCGGTGCCGGCGGCAGCGCCGACGACATCGAGAAGGCCCTCGAAGCCGGCGGCGAGATCACGTACTGGTCGTGGACGCCCTCCGCTCAGGCCCAGGTGGACGCGTTCCAGAAGAAGTACCCCAACGTCAAGGTGAACTACGTCAACGCGGGCACCAACAAGGACGAGTACGCCAAGCTCCAGAACGCCATCAAGGCCGGTTCGGGCGCGCCCGACGTCGTGCAGATCGAGTACTACGCCTTCCCGCAGTTCGCCCTCTCGGACTCGCTGCTCGACCTCTCCTCCTACGGCTTCGCCGACCTCAAGGACGACTACAGCCCCGGCACCTGGGGCTCGGTCGACTTCGACGGCAAGGTCTACGGCCTCCCCCAGGACTCGGGCCCCATGGCCCTCTTCTACAACAAGGCGGTCTTCGACCAGTACGGCATCACCGTGCCGACCACCTGGGACGAGTACCTCGCGGCGGCGGAGAAGCTGCACGCGGCCGACTCGACGAAGTACATCACCGCCGACACCGGCGACGCCGGCTTCACCACCAGCATGATCTGGCAGGCCGGCGGCACGCCCTTCACCACCTCGGGCACCGATGTGACCATCGACCTGCAGGATGCGGGGTCGAAGAAGTTCGCCGACAACTGGAACCGCCTCATCGAGGGTGGGCTCATCTCCGACACCCCGAGCTGGAGCGACGAATGGTTCAAGGGCCTCGGTGACGGCTCGATCGCTTCGCTCGTGATCGGCGCGTGGATGCCGGGCGTGCTCGAGTCCTCGGTCCCCGACGGCGCGGGCAAGTGGGCCGTGGCCCCCATCCCGACCTACGACGGCACGGCCGTCACGTCGGAGAACGGTGGCGGTGGCCAGGCGGTCACGAAGCAGAGCAAGAACCCGGCCCTGGCCGCAGGCTTCCTCAAGTGGCTCAACAACGACGAGGAGAGCCTGAAGATCTTCGCCGAGTCGGGCGGCTTCCCGTCGACGACCGCTCAGCTGAGCGACCCCGCGTTCGTCGACAAGGCGTCGGACTACTTCGGCGGACAGAAGATCAACGAGGTGCTCACGCAGGCCTCCAGCGAGGTGCGCGAGGGATGGAGCTACCTGCCCTTCCAGGTGTACGCGAACAGCATCTTCAACGACACCGTCGGCCAGGCCTACTCCACGAAGGGCGACCTGAACGCCGGCCTCAGCGCCTGGCAGGACCAGCTCGTGCAGTACGGCAACGACCAGGGCTTCTCGGTCAACAAGTAA
- a CDS encoding carbohydrate ABC transporter permease, with protein sequence MGLYLLYTLVPLFWLLINATKTQPDLFTTFGLGPGNSFALFDNIAETLTYRDGIFVRWLGNTLLYVVVGAGGATLLATLAGYGLAKYNFRGRKAVFAVVLGAIAVPGTALAVPTFLLFSQLGLTNTPWAIIIPSLISPFGLYLIWVYATDAIPTELLEAARMDGAGEFRTFFTISIRLLTPGIVTVLLFAVVATWNNYFLPLIMLSDPQWYPLTVGLNQWNAQATGVAAQPIYNLVITGSVLSIVPIVAAFLVLQRFWQSGLSAGSVKQ encoded by the coding sequence ATGGGGCTGTACCTGCTGTACACGCTGGTGCCGCTGTTCTGGCTCCTGATCAACGCGACGAAGACCCAGCCCGACCTGTTCACGACCTTCGGCCTCGGCCCCGGCAACAGCTTCGCGCTGTTCGACAACATCGCCGAGACGCTGACCTACCGTGACGGCATCTTCGTCCGGTGGCTCGGCAACACCCTGCTCTACGTCGTGGTGGGCGCGGGTGGCGCGACGCTGCTCGCCACCCTCGCGGGCTACGGTCTGGCCAAGTACAACTTCCGCGGACGCAAGGCGGTCTTCGCCGTCGTGCTCGGCGCGATCGCGGTGCCCGGAACAGCCCTCGCCGTGCCGACGTTCCTGCTCTTCAGCCAGCTGGGCCTGACGAACACCCCGTGGGCGATCATCATCCCCTCCCTCATCAGCCCGTTCGGGCTGTACCTGATCTGGGTGTACGCCACGGATGCCATCCCCACCGAGCTGCTGGAGGCTGCCCGGATGGACGGTGCGGGCGAGTTCCGCACGTTCTTCACCATCTCGATCCGGTTGCTGACCCCCGGGATCGTCACGGTGCTGCTGTTCGCGGTCGTGGCGACCTGGAACAACTACTTCCTGCCGCTGATCATGCTGAGCGACCCGCAGTGGTACCCGCTGACGGTCGGCCTCAACCAGTGGAACGCGCAGGCCACCGGCGTCGCGGCGCAGCCCATCTACAACCTCGTCATCACGGGCTCGGTGCTGTCGATCGTCCCGATCGTGGCGGCGTTCCTCGTGCTGCAGCGCTTCTGGCAGTCGGGGCTCAGCGCCGGCAGCGTCAAGCAATAG
- a CDS encoding sugar ABC transporter permease produces MTTTAAPPPALRPPRRKRRARIDDRGWLFVAPFALVFALVFLAPLAYSLYLSLFRDQLIGGNAFVGFANYAAAFGDEKFWDGFGRVAIFLVVQVPIMLILALAAALAIDSARLHAAGFYRIVIFLPYAVPAVVAVLMWGYIYGDQFGLTRNLNDLLGGQVVQPFLPEWMLLSIGNIVTWQFVGYNMLIFYSSLKTIPGELYEAASIDGAGAWRTILSIKIPAVRGAVVIATIFSIIGSFQLFNEPNILKPLAPNVISTFFTPNMYAYNLSFAGQQYNYAATIAIIMGVITAVIAYVVQLRGSRQEAR; encoded by the coding sequence ATGACGACCACCGCGGCTCCCCCGCCCGCCCTGCGCCCGCCGCGCCGGAAACGGCGCGCCCGAATCGACGACCGCGGCTGGCTGTTCGTCGCCCCGTTCGCGCTCGTCTTCGCGCTGGTCTTCCTGGCACCGCTGGCGTACTCGCTCTACCTGAGCCTGTTCCGCGACCAGCTCATCGGCGGCAACGCCTTCGTCGGTTTCGCCAACTACGCCGCCGCTTTCGGCGACGAGAAGTTCTGGGACGGCTTCGGGCGCGTCGCGATCTTCCTCGTCGTGCAGGTGCCGATCATGCTGATCCTGGCCCTGGCTGCCGCCCTCGCGATCGACAGCGCGCGCCTGCACGCCGCCGGCTTCTACCGCATCGTGATCTTCCTGCCCTACGCGGTCCCCGCCGTCGTGGCCGTGCTGATGTGGGGCTACATCTACGGCGACCAGTTCGGTCTGACGCGCAACCTCAACGACCTCCTGGGCGGACAGGTCGTGCAGCCCTTCCTCCCCGAGTGGATGCTGCTGTCGATCGGCAACATCGTGACCTGGCAGTTCGTGGGCTACAACATGCTCATCTTCTACTCGTCGCTGAAGACGATCCCGGGCGAGCTGTACGAGGCGGCCTCCATCGACGGAGCCGGCGCGTGGCGCACGATCTTGTCGATCAAGATCCCCGCCGTCCGCGGTGCCGTGGTGATCGCCACGATCTTCTCGATCATCGGCAGCTTCCAGCTCTTCAACGAGCCCAACATCCTCAAGCCGCTGGCGCCCAATGTGATCTCGACGTTCTTCACGCCGAACATGTACGCCTACAACCTCTCGTTCGCCGGCCAGCAGTACAACTACGCGGCCACCATCGCGATCATCATGGGCGTCATCACCGCCGTCATCGCCTACGTCGTGCAGCTGCGCGGCTCTCGTCAGGAGGCGCGATGA
- a CDS encoding LacI family DNA-binding transcriptional regulator encodes MSEATTTSAAISTRGRRREVSMADVAAAAGVSGQTVSRVANGRSNVDPDTRQRVMDAMATLGYRPNSAARALRSGRFRSIGVIMFSLSSYGNTRTLDALASIAAASGYSITLITVQSASQSDVSGAFVRLHEHAVDGIVILIETHRLGENELSLPTGLPVVVVDSSADYPYAVVDNDQAQGARLATEHLLDLGHETVWHVSGPRESFAAERRSAAWRAALEDRGCRVPEVQIGDWTAESGHAIGAALAHDPAVTAVFAANDQMALGVIRALHEAGRAVPGDVSVVGFDDMPEAANFWPPLTTVRQRFERVGEEAMSALIADIEGTGGEHARTLVPTSLVVRESSGPRG; translated from the coding sequence ATGAGCGAGGCGACGACGACGTCGGCGGCGATCTCGACGCGCGGTCGACGACGCGAGGTGTCGATGGCCGACGTCGCGGCCGCGGCCGGTGTCTCGGGGCAGACGGTCTCGCGCGTGGCCAATGGGCGGTCCAACGTCGACCCCGACACGCGACAGCGGGTCATGGATGCCATGGCCACGCTCGGCTATCGCCCCAACAGCGCCGCTCGCGCCTTGCGCTCAGGACGCTTCCGGAGCATCGGCGTGATCATGTTCTCGCTGAGCTCCTACGGCAACACGCGCACGCTCGATGCGCTGGCCTCGATCGCCGCGGCATCCGGGTACTCCATCACCCTCATCACCGTGCAGTCGGCGTCGCAGTCCGACGTCTCGGGAGCCTTCGTGCGTCTGCACGAGCACGCGGTCGACGGGATCGTGATCCTCATCGAGACGCACCGACTCGGGGAGAACGAGCTGTCGCTTCCCACGGGGCTGCCGGTCGTGGTCGTCGACTCCAGCGCCGACTATCCCTACGCGGTCGTCGACAACGATCAGGCCCAGGGGGCGCGCCTGGCGACCGAGCACCTGCTCGACCTCGGGCACGAGACCGTCTGGCACGTCTCGGGTCCGCGCGAGTCGTTCGCCGCCGAGCGACGGAGCGCTGCGTGGCGGGCCGCCCTCGAGGACCGCGGATGCCGTGTGCCCGAGGTGCAGATCGGGGACTGGACGGCGGAGTCGGGGCACGCCATCGGGGCGGCGCTCGCCCATGACCCGGCCGTCACCGCGGTCTTCGCCGCCAACGACCAGATGGCGCTCGGTGTGATCCGCGCGCTGCACGAGGCCGGTCGTGCCGTTCCGGGCGACGTCAGCGTCGTCGGCTTCGACGACATGCCCGAGGCCGCGAACTTCTGGCCGCCGCTGACCACCGTGCGCCAGCGCTTCGAACGCGTCGGCGAGGAGGCGATGAGCGCCCTCATCGCCGACATCGAGGGCACCGGCGGCGAGCACGCTCGCACGCTCGTACCGACGTCCCTCGTGGTGCGCGAGAGCTCCGGGCCGCGGGGCTGA
- a CDS encoding LPXTG cell wall anchor domain-containing protein, whose product MEDPWAVFVLPVSLTLRPSRGAGVVLGPRIERRRVVRGGILATGGRMPRRASSRPGISSARGRDDLASTGQDTAGVTASVAAALLLLALGAGALVLRRRRSRA is encoded by the coding sequence GTGGAGGACCCGTGGGCCGTGTTCGTCCTCCCTGTGTCCCTGACCCTCCGCCCGTCACGCGGCGCCGGCGTGGTGCTCGGTCCGCGCATCGAGCGGCGCCGCGTGGTGAGGGGAGGAATTCTGGCGACGGGAGGACGGATGCCGCGGCGCGCGTCCTCCCGTCCCGGAATCTCCTCCGCTCGCGGGCGCGACGACCTGGCATCCACGGGGCAGGACACCGCGGGTGTGACCGCCTCCGTCGCCGCGGCTCTGCTGCTGCTCGCGCTCGGCGCGGGTGCACTGGTGCTGCGACGCCGTCGATCGCGGGCGTGA
- a CDS encoding acyltransferase, translated as MTAPSSHDFSPWTFVAEASPADRERQRAHLAALREAHPAWTLGDDVFLSEHAGVDPDHLELGDRSYIALGAYLTGTVRIGADCSINPYAVVRGDVRLGDAVRVGAHTSIIGFNHSFEPGIEVFRQPLTSRGVHIGSDVWIGSHVVVLDGVTVGDHAVLAAGAVVTKDVPRGAIVGGNPARVLRWRVAPPVASDPRRDELGRFADRARDDLASVFSRAAVDGGFRDRPGAEPSLRPLGDAVELADLLHGAPPPGATRAEWIALLAAQQRPTTGLVTDAASLWDDPDAAYGVLSAGYALDLLGGGFAHRLADVVGTDPAGLVARLDALPWTTDPWRAGHHVDAIGTALLWSARRADAIPPGFAEALFGWLALRADPRTGMWGEPDGTGDLHLLVNGFYRAARGTVAQFGLDVAHPHAVIDTVLRHARDDRWIRPDRRDACTVLDIAHPLWLTRSTGYRTGEVRALAGELLRHALSGWHEGAGMAFRLDGDDPGLQGTEMWLAIIWYLADLLECSDALGYRPRGVHRPEPAPR; from the coding sequence ATGACCGCGCCGTCGTCGCACGACTTCTCGCCGTGGACGTTCGTCGCCGAGGCCTCCCCCGCGGACCGGGAGCGGCAGCGCGCGCACCTCGCCGCGCTCCGCGAGGCGCACCCCGCGTGGACGCTCGGCGACGACGTCTTCCTCTCGGAGCACGCCGGTGTCGACCCCGACCACCTCGAGCTCGGGGACCGCTCGTACATCGCGCTCGGCGCCTACCTCACGGGGACGGTCCGCATCGGTGCGGACTGCTCGATCAATCCGTACGCGGTCGTCCGCGGCGACGTGCGGCTCGGCGATGCGGTGCGCGTGGGTGCGCACACCTCGATCATCGGCTTCAACCACTCGTTCGAACCGGGAATCGAGGTGTTCCGCCAGCCTCTCACGTCGCGGGGCGTGCACATCGGCTCGGACGTGTGGATCGGTTCGCACGTCGTCGTGCTCGACGGGGTCACGGTGGGCGATCACGCGGTGCTCGCGGCCGGCGCGGTCGTGACCAAGGACGTCCCGCGCGGCGCGATCGTGGGCGGGAATCCCGCACGCGTCCTGCGCTGGCGCGTCGCTCCGCCGGTCGCCTCCGACCCCCGCCGCGACGAGCTCGGGCGTTTCGCCGACCGCGCCCGCGACGACCTGGCATCCGTCTTCTCCCGCGCGGCCGTCGACGGCGGATTCCGCGATCGCCCCGGGGCCGAGCCGTCGCTGCGGCCGCTCGGTGATGCCGTCGAGCTCGCAGACCTGCTGCACGGCGCGCCCCCGCCCGGCGCGACGCGGGCGGAGTGGATCGCGCTGCTCGCGGCGCAGCAGCGCCCGACCACCGGACTCGTCACGGACGCGGCCTCGCTGTGGGACGATCCCGACGCCGCGTACGGCGTGCTGAGCGCCGGATACGCCCTCGACCTGCTGGGCGGAGGTTTCGCGCATCGCCTCGCCGATGTCGTCGGCACCGACCCCGCGGGCCTCGTCGCCCGCCTCGACGCCTTGCCCTGGACGACCGACCCATGGCGAGCGGGGCACCACGTCGATGCGATCGGCACGGCTCTGCTGTGGAGCGCACGGCGGGCGGATGCCATCCCCCCGGGGTTCGCCGAGGCCCTGTTCGGCTGGCTCGCGTTGCGCGCCGATCCGCGCACGGGGATGTGGGGCGAGCCCGACGGCACCGGCGACCTGCACCTCCTGGTGAACGGGTTCTACCGGGCCGCGCGGGGCACGGTGGCGCAGTTCGGTCTCGACGTCGCCCACCCGCACGCCGTGATCGACACCGTGCTCCGACACGCGCGCGACGACCGGTGGATACGGCCCGACCGCCGCGACGCGTGCACCGTCCTCGACATCGCGCACCCGCTCTGGCTGACCCGCTCCACCGGGTACCGCACCGGCGAGGTCCGCGCCCTGGCGGGCGAGCTGCTGCGTCACGCCCTGAGCGGATGGCACGAGGGGGCGGGCATGGCCTTCCGTCTCGACGGCGACGATCCGGGGCTGCAGGGCACCGAGATGTGGCTCGCGATCATCTGGTATCTCGCGGACCTGCTCGAGTGCTCCGACGCGCTGGGCTACCGCCCACGCGGGGTGCACCGCCCCGAACCGGCGCCGCGCTGA
- a CDS encoding substrate-binding domain-containing protein, with product MTDTTPHQPLAAERRAHILGVLHSDGAVRISQLTEDLGVATVTLRRDLAQLEKEGVLRRVHGGAVAGENAPARSEPRSDDTSAGSIAVLVPSLAYYWPGVVRGMETAGRRLGYKMLLRGASYELQDERPVLERLVANGDVRGLIVAPNTDTAHASDVMAWLADCPVPSVLVERDAVPGVGGIPRESVTTDHALGALLAARHLATLGHRKVGLILSRHSPTSRKIAAGWQTACEELALTPADHFEQTLPDRASPDFSDVVNATLDSALATGVTALLVHSDPEAMAFVDLALTRGISVPDDLSIIAYDDEVAQLFTPALTAVSPPRASVGEAAVELLARRIAEPDRPVHRVQLSPRLNVRASTAAPRS from the coding sequence ATGACCGACACCACCCCGCATCAGCCGCTGGCCGCGGAGCGACGCGCCCACATCCTGGGCGTGCTGCACAGCGACGGTGCCGTGCGCATCTCGCAACTGACCGAAGACCTGGGCGTCGCCACCGTGACCCTGCGTCGCGATCTCGCCCAGCTCGAGAAAGAAGGGGTTCTGCGCCGCGTCCACGGCGGTGCCGTCGCCGGAGAGAACGCCCCCGCCCGCTCGGAACCTCGCTCCGATGACACCTCGGCCGGGTCGATCGCCGTGCTCGTGCCCTCGCTCGCCTACTACTGGCCGGGCGTGGTGCGCGGCATGGAGACCGCCGGGAGGCGGCTCGGCTACAAGATGCTGCTGCGCGGCGCCTCGTACGAACTGCAGGACGAGCGGCCCGTACTCGAACGCCTCGTCGCGAACGGGGATGTGCGCGGACTGATCGTCGCGCCCAACACCGACACCGCCCACGCGAGCGACGTGATGGCGTGGCTGGCCGACTGCCCCGTACCGAGCGTTCTGGTCGAACGTGACGCCGTGCCCGGGGTGGGAGGCATCCCGAGGGAGTCGGTCACCACCGACCACGCCCTCGGTGCCCTGCTCGCCGCCCGTCACCTGGCGACCCTCGGCCATCGCAAGGTGGGCCTGATCCTCTCGCGGCACTCGCCGACCTCGCGCAAGATCGCCGCCGGATGGCAGACGGCGTGCGAAGAGCTCGCCCTCACCCCCGCCGACCATTTCGAGCAGACCCTGCCCGACCGGGCGAGCCCCGACTTCTCCGATGTCGTCAACGCCACCCTCGACTCGGCGCTCGCGACCGGCGTGACGGCTCTGCTGGTGCACTCCGATCCCGAGGCCATGGCCTTCGTCGACCTCGCGCTCACGCGGGGCATCTCGGTGCCCGACGACCTGTCGATCATCGCGTACGACGACGAGGTCGCCCAGCTCTTCACGCCGGCGCTCACGGCCGTGAGCCCCCCGCGGGCGAGCGTCGGCGAAGCGGCGGTGGAACTGCTCGCGCGACGTATCGCCGAGCCCGACCGCCCCGTCCACCGCGTGCAGCTGAGCCCGCGCCTGAACGTGCGCGCCTCGACGGCGGCCCCGCGGTCATGA
- a CDS encoding heparinase II/III family protein — MPFPTTPFTGPLAPHFAGISLRAPDEALPVAPATDRTVWDGHEGSADRVGIAEILARAEAERQTSWPHPRASDAARVHRDGDRTAWEDAAFARQRRLSRASIAAAVTLDDAWVDDVVDGVILLCEQSSWCWPAHDDTRRVHGAVLATVTDPYVDLGAGEAVAQLAWVDHLLGSVLDARAPGVRDRIRHEARVRVFEPFQRRRDWHWIGLDGDVHNWNPWIHGNVIVAALRLLDGQDETAERDRVVALALEGLDRYVAVLPADGAIDEGYAYWWNGAARALEVLDVLAHATVGGGDTTTVTALRETVAFPHRSHLGGDWFVNHADGQARPPADQPWHALHRAARRHGDTEAAAFAAAHRRAGTPVATEREGLGRLLRALTDDAWVTASPATPPLPREVWLTSTEVFLAREQAGASDGLTLVAKGGHNGEHHNHNDVGSFLVAVDGVPVIVDAGRPTYTAATFGPDRYDIWTMQSTWHNVPLVRGTAQPAGRDAAARDAAVTLGDDVATFTVDLADAYPDAGLSTWRRRATLDRAARRVEIDDVWRFADDHPTDHDTRLHLLVAGEVRLEPGGARIVPLEGARPTRLRWPADVDASLEVRDLDDPMLTDVWGPRLTRLALPLASRTQLRLTVELDTPIEDLQ; from the coding sequence ATGCCGTTCCCCACCACCCCCTTCACCGGGCCGCTCGCGCCCCACTTCGCGGGCATCTCGCTGCGCGCGCCCGACGAGGCGCTGCCCGTTGCCCCGGCCACCGACCGCACCGTCTGGGACGGCCACGAAGGGTCAGCCGATCGTGTCGGAATCGCCGAGATCCTGGCGCGCGCCGAGGCTGAGCGACAGACGTCCTGGCCGCACCCCCGGGCCAGCGACGCGGCGCGTGTGCACCGCGACGGCGACCGCACCGCGTGGGAGGACGCCGCGTTCGCACGTCAGCGTCGGTTGAGCCGCGCATCGATCGCCGCCGCCGTCACGCTCGACGACGCGTGGGTCGATGACGTCGTCGACGGTGTGATCCTGCTGTGCGAGCAGAGCTCGTGGTGCTGGCCGGCGCACGACGACACCCGCCGGGTCCACGGAGCGGTGCTCGCGACCGTGACCGACCCGTACGTCGACCTCGGCGCGGGTGAAGCGGTCGCTCAGCTCGCGTGGGTCGACCACCTGCTCGGCTCGGTCCTGGACGCCCGGGCGCCCGGCGTCCGAGACCGCATCCGCCACGAAGCCCGGGTCCGTGTGTTCGAGCCGTTCCAGCGTCGGCGCGACTGGCACTGGATCGGTCTCGACGGCGACGTGCACAACTGGAACCCGTGGATCCACGGCAACGTCATCGTCGCCGCCCTGCGCCTCCTCGACGGCCAGGACGAGACCGCCGAGCGCGACCGCGTCGTCGCCCTCGCGCTCGAGGGGCTCGACCGCTACGTCGCCGTCCTCCCCGCCGACGGCGCCATCGACGAGGGCTACGCGTACTGGTGGAACGGTGCGGCACGCGCGCTCGAGGTCCTCGACGTTCTCGCGCACGCGACCGTCGGCGGCGGCGACACCACCACGGTCACCGCTTTGCGCGAGACGGTCGCGTTCCCCCACCGATCGCACCTCGGCGGCGACTGGTTCGTCAACCACGCCGACGGCCAAGCGCGGCCCCCGGCGGATCAACCCTGGCACGCCCTGCACCGGGCGGCCCGCCGTCACGGCGACACCGAGGCTGCCGCGTTCGCGGCCGCGCACCGCCGGGCGGGCACCCCCGTGGCCACCGAGAGGGAGGGGCTCGGACGACTGCTGCGGGCCCTCACCGACGACGCATGGGTGACGGCGTCGCCGGCGACACCGCCCCTGCCACGCGAGGTGTGGCTCACCTCGACCGAGGTCTTCCTCGCTCGCGAACAAGCCGGGGCGAGCGACGGGCTGACGCTCGTCGCGAAGGGCGGCCACAACGGCGAGCACCACAACCACAACGACGTGGGCTCGTTCCTCGTCGCCGTCGACGGCGTACCGGTCATCGTGGACGCCGGGCGCCCCACGTACACCGCGGCGACGTTCGGGCCCGACCGGTACGACATCTGGACCATGCAGAGCACCTGGCACAACGTTCCCCTCGTGCGCGGGACCGCCCAACCGGCGGGGAGGGATGCCGCGGCCCGCGACGCCGCGGTCACCCTCGGCGACGATGTCGCGACCTTCACCGTCGACCTCGCCGATGCCTACCCTGACGCCGGGCTGTCGACCTGGCGGCGCCGCGCGACGCTCGACCGCGCGGCCCGGCGCGTCGAGATCGACGACGTCTGGCGTTTCGCCGACGACCACCCCACCGACCATGACACCCGGCTCCACCTGCTCGTGGCCGGTGAGGTACGCCTCGAGCCCGGCGGCGCCCGCATCGTCCCGCTCGAGGGCGCCCGGCCGACACGTCTGCGCTGGCCGGCCGACGTCGACGCGAGCCTGGAGGTGCGCGACCTGGACGATCCGATGCTCACCGACGTGTGGGGGCCGCGGCTGACGCGCCTCGCCCTGCCCCTGGCATCCCGCACTCAGCTCCGGCTCACGGTAGAACTGGACACACCGATCGAGGACCTGCAATGA